GACAAGCCCTGATGGTTCGATGTATTCGGCTTTTGAGTTGAAAACAATTACAGCTAAACCTTCTGCATTGCCAAAGGCAATGATTTCGCGTAGGCATGGTACGAATACGATTCCACAAACTTCACGAACTCTGCAAGAGGCGATAAAGAATCGTTATTTATATCAACGCTTTTTACTAGATGAAGTTGTGTGGCAGATGCTTTACAGGGCTAGTGATAAGCGTTTGGAAGAACGTGTGAATTTTAAGAATTTAGATCAATATCTTAAATCAGAACTTATTAATAATGGTATTGATATTCCATATCATTTTGTTGTTATAGATAAAGATGGTCGTGAAGTTTACCGTTGTTCTGATTACGATGATAGAGGTAGTGAAGCTTCATATAGTCAAATTTTGTTTCCCAATGATCCGCCAGCTAAAATGAGTGTGTTGAAAGTTCATTTTCCAACAAAAAGGGATTATATTTTTGATTCTATTAGTTTCATGATTCCTTCTTTGGCATTCACTGTGGTCTTGTTGATTACTTTCATATTTACTATTTATGTGGTCTTCAGGCAAAAGAAATTGACGGAGATGAAGAATGACTTTATTAATAACATGACGCATGAATTTAAGACTCCTATCTCTACTATATCTTTAGCTGCACAAATGTTGAAGGATCCGACGGTGGGTAAATCTCCCCAAATGTTTCAGCATATTTCTGGTGTGATAAATGATGAAACTAAGCGTTTAAGGTTCCAAGTAGAAAAGGTGCTTCAGATGTCTATGTTTGATAAGCAAAGGGCCAGTTTGAAGATGAAAGAATTGGATGCTAATGAGATGATTGCTGGAGTTATTAATACCTTTGCGTTAAAAGTGGAGCGTTATAATGGAAAAATTGTATCAAGCTTGGAGGCTGTTGACGCACTTATTCTGGCAGATGAAATGCACATTACTAATGTGGTATTTAATTTGATGGATAATGCAGTTAAATACAAAAAGGCGGAAGAAGATTTGTTATTAGATGTTAGAACATGGAATGAGGCAGGGAAATTGATGATTTCGATACAAGATAACGGTATTGGGATAAAAAAAGAGAATCTGAAAAAAGTATTTGATAAATTTTATCGCGTGCATACAGGTAATCTGCACGATGTAAAGGGATTTGGCTTGGGATTAGCTTATGTGAAAAAAATTATTCAAGATCACAAAGGTGCTATTAGGGCTGAAAGTGAATTGAATGTAGGAACTAAATTTATTATTGCATTACCTATATTAAAAAATGAATGATATGGACGAGAAAGTACGTATTTTGTTATGCGAGGATGATGAAAATCTTGGCATGCTTTTGAGAGAGTATTTGCAGGCAAAGGGTTATTTAGCAGAATTATACCCTGATGGTGAGGCTGGATTTAAGGCTTTTCTAAAGAATAAGTATGATTTATGTGTGTTTGATGTCATGATGCCTAAAAAAGATGGCTTTACATTGGCTCAAGAGGTTCGTGCTGCCAATGCTGAAATCCCTATTGTCTTTTTGACGGCAAAAACTTTGAAAGAAGATATTCTTGAAGGTTTTAAAATTGGTGCTGATGATTATATCACCAAGCCTTTTAGCATGGAAGAGTTGACTTTTAGAATAGAGGCTATTCTTAGACGCGTTCATGGTAAGAAAAATAAAGAGAGCAATATTTATAGAATTGGAAAATTCTCTTTTGACACTCAAAAACAAATTTTGTCTATTGAAGGAAAGCATACTAAGTTGACAACAAAGGAATCTGAGTTATTGGGTTTGCTTTGTGCGCATGCTAATGAGATACTTCAGCGTGACTTTGCTTTAAAGACTATTTGGATTGATGATAACTATTTTAATGCTCGTAGTATGGATGTTTATATAACTAAGCTACGTAAACATTTAAAAGAAGATGAATCTATAGAGATTATAAATATACACGGTAAAGGGTATAAGTTAATTACTCCTGAAAATGAAGCTTAGTCTTTTTTCCTGTAAATAGCATAAAAAAACCGAAAGTATATACTTCCGGTTTTTTTATGCTATTTGCTGACTTAATTAGTCGCTTATTCTTTTATTAAGGACAATATAAGAAATGACTCCTAGCACAACCAATATAGCAGATGACAACAAGATTGCATTGTTGTTAACATTCCCTGTAAAAGAACAAACGATTAAAGTGAATGTTCCTATCAGAATTAGGATTAATCCTAGATTTTTTAAAAGAGCTTTCATTGTGTGTCTTTATTAGTAATTATATATTTTAAATTGTTACAAAGGAAAACATTATTCTTTAATGCACGAAATTATTTATGCAAAAAAACTATTAAACAATTTAATTTAGTGCTTATTATCAGATTTTTAGAGACTTAATCTTTTGTGTTGGAGAAGATAATTCTTAATACTTCTTGGCTTATTCGTAGTTCTTCTACATTGATACCCTGCAAAGCTTCTTTTAATGTTTTGTTAGCTATGGTGTGGGCGTTTTCTTCCATCTCTTTTCCTGTCTTCGTAAGATGAATCAAATTTGTACGCCGGTCGTTTTTATCAGATATGCGTACAACTAGGTGTTGACGTTCCATATTGTCAATAAGGCGAGTCATGCTTGGTTTGTCTTTAAATGTCGCATTACATAACTCTTGTTGTGTTACTCCGTCCTTTTCCCATAAATAAATTAATACGGTCCATTGTTCCGGTGTAATTTCCAATCCGCTTTGGCGGAAATTTCGGTAGAGTTTCCGATTTATGGCAGCTGATACTTTTCCGTTTAGTATCGCAAAAATTAATCTGAGGTCAAAGTTAAATTGCTCCATTTCGAAATTATTGTTTAAACAACTTTGCAAAGATAATTTGCAGATGTGATAAATCCTAATGAAAAAGCTTTAAAAAAGGATTAAATGTTTGGCATTCAAAATAAAACCCCTACCTTTGCACTCGCATTTTTAATAATTAATTAATTTATTGAACAAGTATGAATCAATACGAAACCGTTTTCATTTTGACTCCCGTTTTGTCTGATGTTCAGATGAAGGAAGCGGTAGAGAAATTCAAAGGCATTCTTTCAGAAGAAGGTGCTGAGATTATCAATGAAGAGAATTGGGGCTTAAAGAAATTGGCTTACCCAATTCAAAAGAAGTCTACTGGATTTTATCAGTTGGTTGAATTTAAGGCAGAACCAGAAGTTATTGAGAAATTGGAATTAAACTTTCGTCGTGATGAACGTGTAATTCGTTTCTTAACTTTCAGAATGGATAAATATGCTGCTGAATATGCTGCTAAGAGAAGAAATGTTAAATCAACTAAAAAGGAGGAAAATTAATCATGGCACAACAAAATCAATCAGAGATTAGATACTTAACTCCGCCTTCAGTAGACGTAAAAAAGAAAAAATACTGTCGTTTTAAAAAGAATGGTATTAAGTATATTGACTACAAGGACCCTGAATTTTTGAAGAAGTTTTTGAACGAGCAAGGTAAAATACTTCCTCGTCGTATAACTGGAACTTCTTTGAAATTTCAACGCAGAATAGCACAAGCGGTTAAGAGAGCACGTCACTTGGCGTTACTTCCATTTGTAACAGATATGATGAAATAATAGGAGGAGATAAAGTATGGAAATTATATTAAAAGAAGATATAGTAAACTTAGGATACAAGAATGATATCGTAACAGTTAAGTCTGGTTATGGTCGTAATTACTTGATTCCTACAGGAAAAGCGATTATTGCTTCTCCTTCTGCAAAGAAAATGTTGGCTGAAGATCTTAAACAACGTGCTCATAAACTTGAGAAAATTAAGAAGGATGCAGAAGCTGCTGCTGATAAATTAACAGGAGTTTCTCTTACTATCGCAACTAAAGTTAGTTCTACTGGTACTATTTTTGGTTCTGTAACAAATATCCAAATTGCTGATGAATTGGCAAAACTTGGTTTTGAGGTAGATAGAAAGACAATTCTATTGAAGGAGGCAGTTAAAGAAATAGGTTCATATAAAGCTATTGTAAAGCTTCATAAAGAAGTCTCTGTTGAGATCCCTTTTGAAGTTGTGGCTGAATAATGTAGCTTTTAACTCTATAATATTAAAAAGTCCGAGTCTTTAAGATTCGGACTTTTTATTTTTCATGAAAGTTTGCTATTGAAGTACTGTTAATGCTTCTGTTTGAGATTAAGTCTTTTGTCTTTTTTAGATTTTGTCGAAAATCCGTTCGATTATTAGTAGTGGTGAGTTATTTATTTGAGGTGTTAAATATGCTAAAAAGTAAAACTGAAATAAAAAAATAAGAGGATAG
This is a stretch of genomic DNA from uncultured Bacteroides sp.. It encodes these proteins:
- the rplI gene encoding 50S ribosomal protein L9, which gives rise to MEIILKEDIVNLGYKNDIVTVKSGYGRNYLIPTGKAIIASPSAKKMLAEDLKQRAHKLEKIKKDAEAAADKLTGVSLTIATKVSSTGTIFGSVTNIQIADELAKLGFEVDRKTILLKEAVKEIGSYKAIVKLHKEVSVEIPFEVVAE
- a CDS encoding response regulator transcription factor, encoding MDEKVRILLCEDDENLGMLLREYLQAKGYLAELYPDGEAGFKAFLKNKYDLCVFDVMMPKKDGFTLAQEVRAANAEIPIVFLTAKTLKEDILEGFKIGADDYITKPFSMEELTFRIEAILRRVHGKKNKESNIYRIGKFSFDTQKQILSIEGKHTKLTTKESELLGLLCAHANEILQRDFALKTIWIDDNYFNARSMDVYITKLRKHLKEDESIEIINIHGKGYKLITPENEA
- a CDS encoding HAMP domain-containing sensor histidine kinase, which gives rise to MKKSTIWILGIVMGLSFLGLLYLQVSYIEEMVKMRNEQFDESVKRSLYQVSKNVEYDETQRWLEKDVSETERQALSQSSSQKNGLIQQTQRYSVTSPDGSMYSAFELKTITAKPSALPKAMISRRHGTNTIPQTSRTLQEAIKNRYLYQRFLLDEVVWQMLYRASDKRLEERVNFKNLDQYLKSELINNGIDIPYHFVVIDKDGREVYRCSDYDDRGSEASYSQILFPNDPPAKMSVLKVHFPTKRDYIFDSISFMIPSLAFTVVLLITFIFTIYVVFRQKKLTEMKNDFINNMTHEFKTPISTISLAAQMLKDPTVGKSPQMFQHISGVINDETKRLRFQVEKVLQMSMFDKQRASLKMKELDANEMIAGVINTFALKVERYNGKIVSSLEAVDALILADEMHITNVVFNLMDNAVKYKKAEEDLLLDVRTWNEAGKLMISIQDNGIGIKKENLKKVFDKFYRVHTGNLHDVKGFGLGLAYVKKIIQDHKGAIRAESELNVGTKFIIALPILKNE
- the rpsF gene encoding 30S ribosomal protein S6, with the translated sequence MNQYETVFILTPVLSDVQMKEAVEKFKGILSEEGAEIINEENWGLKKLAYPIQKKSTGFYQLVEFKAEPEVIEKLELNFRRDERVIRFLTFRMDKYAAEYAAKRRNVKSTKKEEN
- a CDS encoding MarR family transcriptional regulator — encoded protein: MEQFNFDLRLIFAILNGKVSAAINRKLYRNFRQSGLEITPEQWTVLIYLWEKDGVTQQELCNATFKDKPSMTRLIDNMERQHLVVRISDKNDRRTNLIHLTKTGKEMEENAHTIANKTLKEALQGINVEELRISQEVLRIIFSNTKD
- the rpsR gene encoding 30S ribosomal protein S18, with translation MAQQNQSEIRYLTPPSVDVKKKKYCRFKKNGIKYIDYKDPEFLKKFLNEQGKILPRRITGTSLKFQRRIAQAVKRARHLALLPFVTDMMK